A single genomic interval of Babylonia areolata isolate BAREFJ2019XMU chromosome 26, ASM4173473v1, whole genome shotgun sequence harbors:
- the LOC143300332 gene encoding uncharacterized protein LOC143300332 yields the protein MITDSWLATDGSQLTNTTTAATEVDYGNMSTTQVTEQTFAQYGDTSPRQSPQQQSFLHYEIGETLWRVVPPFILALGTFGNVMTVLVMRAMRGDGGGGGGGGGGGPSADPSMFVYFPCLAVCDQIVLTVGLSRLWAKSALLYDVRTVHAAVCKLHKFAVFSAGRMATWILVAVTSQRVMTVMWPLRQRLSSTARRAKGTVAVIVGVCLVLDSGILAQYTLLKNRKGQTKCWAVKDDPAAALYEDEVYPWLNIVTGSLLPLSLLVLNNVVLGVKVTQALRASRHMTDAEQSATRSRQASSLSLTLIVTSLTFVMLTSSIPAGFFVKRFYLPSVSSDGQLEADLDLSNAVLDLLWYCNSAVNFYLYFLTGPTFRRQATCLLSSLPLPCRPRGQPSSAAIRNDSASSSASAKDPVRH from the coding sequence ATGATCACTGACAGCTGGCTGGCGACGGATGGCTCCCAGcttacaaacacaacaacagcagcaacagaagtagaCTACGGGAACATGAGCACCACACAGGTCACGGAGCAAACCTTTGCGCAGTACGGCGACACGAGTCCAAGGCAAAGTCCACAGCAGCAGTCCTTCCTGCACTACGAGATCGGCGAGACCTTGTGGAGGGTGGTCCCGCCTTTCATCCTGGCGCTGGGCACGTTCGGCAACGTGATGACCGTGCTGGTGATGCGGGCCAtgagaggggacgggggtggtggtggtggcgggggtgggggtggtccgTCCGCCGACCCCAGCATGTTCGTGTACTTCCCGTGCCTGGCAGTGTGCGACCAGATCGTCCTGACGGTGGGCCTCAGCCGTCTGTGGGCGAAGAGCGCCTTGCTATACGACGTGAGGACCGTGCATGCCGCAGTGTGCAAGCTGCACAAGTTCGCAGTGTTCTCCGCGGGCAGGATGGCCACCTGGATCCTCGTGGCCGTGACGTCACAGCGCGTCATGACCGTGATGTGGCCGCTACGTCAGAGGCTGAGCAGCACGGCGCGGAGAGCCAAGGGGACGGTGGCGGTGATCGTGGGGGTCTGCTTGGTGCTGGACTCGGGCATCTTGGCGCAGTACACCCTGCTGAAGAACCGCAAGGGGCAGACCAAGTGCTGGGCGGTGAAGGACGACCCCGCCGCGGCGTTGTACGAGGACGAGGTGTACCCCTGGCTGAACATCGTCACGGGCTccctcctgcccctctccctcctcgtGCTCAACAACGTCGTCCTGGGGGTCAAGGTCACCCAGGCTCTCCGCGCCTCCAGGCACATGACTGATGCTGAGCAGTCTGCCACGCGGAGCAGGCAGGcctcctccctgtccctcacCCTCATCGTCACCTCCCTCACCTTCGTCATGCTGACCTCGTCCATCCCCGCCGGGTTCTTCGTCAAGAGGTTCTACCTGCCCTCCGTGTCGTCAGACGGACAGCTGGAGGCGGACCTGGACTTGTCCAACGCGGTGCTGGACCTGCTGTGGTACTGCAACAGCGCCGTCAACTTCTACCTCTACTTCCTCACAGGACCCACATTCCGTCGGCAGGCCACATGTCTGCTgagctccctccctctcccgtgTCGGCCCCGGGGACAGCCTTCTTCCGCAGCGATAAGGAACGACTCGGCTTCTTCTTCAGCGTCCGCTAAGGACCCAGTCCGGCACTGA